In Salvelinus namaycush isolate Seneca chromosome 37, SaNama_1.0, whole genome shotgun sequence, the following are encoded in one genomic region:
- the LOC120030892 gene encoding hepatic leukemia factor-like, giving the protein MSRQLTQLLTPDLPAGASPQFGNCNQSGGSISGGHLNSMASLKSLLQHPMKGDRAIVKDCCDVKDKDRTITDMDEDSLGGGNGGCNMRTGSSGVSSSNSNGCGSGGGGGGSGGGFNQSAFLGPLLWERTLPVEGGLFQLQYMDLEEFLTENGMGGVHGQNSSSTAQIPSQSSQSAVPNQSSQCPPSSPPPCSSASSSSSSPSLIGLEVAQSNMQGGLDYGGSQSSMNDDCGSPGSSVSSSSCTPLMTPTSNDPDVMGGFEPDAADVALSSVPGQDAFDPRRHRFSEDELKPQPMIKKARKMLVPADLKDDKYWSRRCKNNEAAKRSRDARRLKENQISVRAAFLERENQALRQEVADMRKELGRCRNILNKYENRHGDQ; this is encoded by the exons ATGTCCAGGCAGCTCACCCAGCTCCTGACCCCGGACCTCCCAGCCGGCGCTAGCCCGCAGTTCGGGAACTGCAACCAGTCTGGTGGCTCCATCAGCGGTGGACACCTCAACTCCATGGCTAGTTTgaaatccctcctgcagcatccGATGAAGGGAGACCGTGCAATTGTCAAAGACTGCTGCGACGTTAAAG ACAAAGACAGAACCATCACAGACATGGATGAGGACTCCTTGGGTGGCGGGAACGGCGGCTGCAACATGCGTACCGGCAGCAGCGGGGtgagcagcagtaacagtaacggCTGTGGCAgcggaggaggaggtggaggatcaGGTGGAGGATTTAACCAGTCTGCGTTCCTGGGACCCCTCCTGTGGGAGAGGACCCTGCCAGTGGAAGGAGGCCTCTTCCAGCTGCAGTACATGGACCTGGAGGAATTCCTCACAGAGAACGGCATGGGCGGTGTCCACGGCCAAAACAGTTCCAGTACAGCCCAGATCCCGTCCCAGAGTTCCCAGTCGGCGGTGCCCAATCAGAGTTCCCAGTGCCCCCCCTCATCGCCCCCACCCTGCTCTTCAGCCTCGTCATCCTCATCTTCCCCGTCGCTCATCGGCCTGGAGGTGGCCCAGTCCAACATGCAGGGAGGACTTGACTATG gaGGCAGTCAATCGAGCATGAACGACGACTGCGGCTCGCCCGgttcctctgtctcctcttcgTCCTGCACTCCTCTCATGACGCCCACATCCAACGATCCAGACGTGATGGGTGGCTTTGAACCCGACGCGGCCGACGTGGCTCTGTCCAGCGTGCCCGGCCAGGACGCCTTCGACCCCCGCAGACACCGCTTCAGCGAGGACGAACTCAAACCACAGCCCATGATCAAGAAGGCCCGCAAGATGCTGGTGCCAGCAGACCTCAAG GATGATAAGTACTGGTCCCGGCGGTGTAAGAACAACGAGGCAGCCAAGCGTTCTCGTGACGCGCGGCGCTTGAAGGAAAACCAGATCTCGGTCCGCGCCGCCTtcctggagagagagaaccaggCACTCAGACAGGAAGTGGCTGACATGAGGAAGGAGCTCGGTCGCTGCCGCAACATTCTCAACAAATATGAGAATCGCCATGGAGACcagtga
- the LOC120031427 gene encoding uncharacterized protein LOC120031427 isoform X2: MESGGSGRSGGSSSSRSARTGGTGSVIGRSSGSSRGDSGSSRSNSGTAGSLGRSTSVGGSGGIIVAAPGAGGVAPAPPCASEWEMFQFGKYNLDIIEMLSGHQAHQFKGLGLERQLQHQQQVQLHQHQLQQQQQQQAETSGALLSGLGLGSLQGARSNAFSDSASIFAKMSAPPPPLQQQPSSSSQSSRSKSSKMSSSSSSHVSGYPQFLRSFHPTEAALAQEQLHSGVGRFEHFSGGSSGGGTGGLGVAPPPPPPLHPGLSVPQASPGPSSSSPSPSSSVVTNNPPSSSAVTSLGHQLVGAQSDARSLHQQFSCMLAANQYFLSGVPANASLEQFLVQQGTHNHLGIGLGQSEGSSSGLAPPPALHSSHSHGLSTAQPQQQQPPQQQQLPPHTLSHPHSHSHPHHPLHPGSQPSSLGGFDFQGIPVLSSNQLASLMQQEAGLPLPLPLHLSLSKDDGKGDSSGGGSSSSRRKKAMAGYLPQRKSDGGSNSSSGHSSGNPNASSSAGGLGHDPSPGLVGGGGGGVGMSGLGGEPSLLASSSSSSSSSVVSSSSSSGPSSTAASVLVTNGSHLSKPDNMGSMPSASTQADTEPLYNCGECGKTFTHLSSLRRHLRMHESTAAGTSNNASINPNPTHIQSLTDPSLPHSTQEHSTQDLNSQSNSLSSQQSSNSVQASSSSPSPDKTFNCSDCGKHFKKKGHLLQHGVIHSEARPYGCSICSRAFNRRESLTRHEKIHQDKPFRCPACGRCFRESTSLLNHAASGTCGKPGYHDDHRSQGNPSPCYSGASPCDSGMAGPALRKAPLAPTLHPHPQSQTQHHHQQHLPLSSLLDDSEDDVTSSVNNAISAIAAAAAANCDMNSGNRGDDRRDIIGGLLGGLDLGPLGSPSSTSGMDKTYRGAGNQDGMSGNINHNQQQGNDPQNPAAKPKRPRKPRKPKDPNAPPKRRQYTPRAPRESSNIPRPYLCSVCGRGFARRETLRRHDRVHTGEKPHRCSTCGKHFREAFHLTKHHTVHSGEKNYKCSLCGKEFGYSQSLKRHGKLHQKGELEEVPATPGGENLNNFNTNPSCGMGQDREQNQGNSSSSYYSYPQDIKPQGSNSQPPPRLYTCAICWKSFRHHFHLTAHHQTVHENGGEKLFSCEVCGKAFAYSNSLTRHRLSQHGLARTGPDNAQGDGSGSGVNSAAGGGVSGTASESEAATNALLQMAPSTEGHGGQQSHSVVTHSHQQQPPQPPAGYSPLFYDAGTAHSSASSVPPYSQPLPPNSTIMPPQHQHSPARVKGEHIYPAGSSSHTLHTTAPFQPLTELPSDHHHHHHHHSSHHHHCSEPQSQQQHHRNIQSHDDMRRHKKKKRKSDRREGRGDMWGESSGFVRDEGRKDQRKRRSVFQKQLRKKKLLLKIRRAGEAGGGGYELVTTRGMKIQILSSLKVPVKRFACSICPHAMFARQAGLLAHRAAKHTQRVLSPQERLCCSVCGKQSHRLLEAFIHRATHRARGSFSCRLCSARFWNAPLLRRHKVTCRHRAKGLPRGGAISLKLSKRGERKSREEQGEMSHSLLTLYRY, encoded by the exons ATGGAGAGTGGGGGCAGTGGGCGATCGGGCGGAAGTAGCAGCAGCCGAAGTGCGCGAACAGGGGGGACCGGCAGTGTTATCGGGCGGAGTTCGGGATCGAGCCGAGGCGACTCAGGCAGTTCCAGGTCAAATAGTGGCACTGCAGGATCCCTCGGCCGAAGCACGTCCGTTGGCGGCAGTGGTGGGATCATTGTCGCTGCTCCTGGTGCTGGAGGTGTGGCTCCTGCACCCCCATGTGCCAGTGAGTGGGAGATGTTCCAATTTGGAAAATACAATTTGGACATAATAGAGATGTTAAGCGGACACCAGGCCCATCAGTTCAAAGGCCTTGGGTTAGAACGACAGCTACAGCATCAGCAGCAGGTGCAGCTTCACCAGCACCAGctccagcagcaacaacaacagcaggcCGAGACCTCAGGAGCTCTCCTGTCTGGGCTAGGCCTTGGGTCCCTCCAAGGGGCCAGAAGCAACGCCTTTTCCGATTCTGCCTCTATTTTCGCCAAAATGAGcgcccctcctccccctctacaaCAACAACCTTCTTCGTCCTCACAAAGCTCAAGATCCAAGTCAAGCAAGATGAGTAGCAGCAGCTCAAGCCATGTGTCGGGCTACCCACAGTTCCTGCGTTCCTTCCACCCGACAGAGGCCGCTCTGGCACAGGAGCAACTCCATTCTGGGGTCGGCCGCTTCGAGCACTTTTCTGGGGGTAGCAGTGGTGGGGGTACTGGGGGGTTGGGAGTTGccccccctccaccaccccctcTTCATCCAGGCCTCTCTGTCCCCCAAGCATCACCTGGACCTTcatcctcttccccctccccctccagttCAGTGGTAACTAACAATCCCCCCAGTAGCAGTGCAGTCACCTCTCTGGGACACCAGCTGGTTGGGGCCCAGTCTGATGCACGGAGCCTTCATCAGCAGTTCAGTTGCATGCTAGCTGCTAATCAGTACTTTCTCTCTGGGGTGCCTGCTAACGCTAGCTTAGAGCAGTTTCTGGTTCAACAGGGAACCCACAACCACCTGGGGATAGGTTTAGGTCAGAGTGAGGGATCCAGCTCAGGCCTCGCTCCGCCTCCAGCTCTGCATTCCTCTCATTCGCATGGCCTCTCTACCGCTcagccacagcagcagcagcctccacagcagcagcagctgccTCCCCATACCCTGTCCCACCCCCACTCGCACTCACACCCTCACCACCCCCTACACCCAGGCTCCCAGCCCTCTTCCCTGGGTGGTTTTGACTTCCAGGGCATCCCAGTGCTCTCCTCCAACCAGCTGGCCTCTCTGATGCAGCAGGAAGCAGGCCTGCCGCTCCCCCTGCCGCTTCATCTGTCCCTCTCCAAGGATGACGGCAAGGGGGACAGCAGTGGGGGCGGAAGCAGCAGCAGTAGGAGGAAGAAAGCGATGGCTGGCTACCTGCCACAGAGGAAGTCAGATGGcggcagtaacagcagcagcggCCACAGCAGTGGGAACCCCAATGCTAGCAGCAGTGCAGGGGGGCTGGGCCACGACCCCTCCCCAGGgctggttgggggggggggcggaggggTTGGCATGTCAGGTTTGGGAGGAGAGCCATCCCTCCTTGCctcttcatcatcctcatcatcatcatcagttgtctcatcctcctcttcctctggccCCTCCTCCACTGCAGCATCAGTCCTGGTTACTAATGGTTCTCACCTATCCAAACCTGATAACATGGGCTCAATGCCATCTGCATCTACACAGGCTGACACTGAGCCACTCTATAACTGTGGTGAGTGTGGCAAAACCTTCACTCACCTCTCCAGCCTTCGCAGGCACCTGCGTATGCATGAGTCTACGGCAGCAGGTACTAGCAATAATGCCAGCATTAACCCAAACCCGACTCATATCCAATCACTAACTGACCCCAGTCTCCCACACTCCACCCAGGAACACTCCACCCAGGATCTGAACTCTCAATCTAACTCGCTGTCCTCCCAACAATCATCCAACTCAGTCCAGGCCTCATCCTCTTCCCCCAGCCCTGACAAGACCTTCAATTGCTCAGATTGTGGCAAGCACTTCAAGAAAAAGGGGCACCTCCTCCAGCATGGCGTCATCCACTCAGAGGCTCGCCCGTATGGCTGCAGCATCTGCTCCCGGGCTTTCAACCGCCGTGAGTCACTGACGCGACACGAGAAGATTCACCAGGACAAGCCCTTCCGCTGTCCAGCCTGCGGTCGATGCTTCCGTGAGAGCACCTCTCTACTCAACCATGCTGCCTCTGGCACATGCGGCAAGCCAG GCTACCATGACGACCACCGTTCTCAAGGTAACCCGTCTCCGTGTTACTCTGGAGCCTCCCCCTGTGACAGTGGGATGGCGGGCCCGGCGCTGAGGAAGGCACCATTGGCCCCGACGCTGCACCCCCACCCTCAGAGtcaaacccaacatcaccaccagcagcacctccccctgtcctctctcctggaTGACTCTGAAGACGACGTCACCAGCTCTGTCAACAACGCCATCTCAGCCATCGCCGCCGCAGCTGCCGCCAACTGTGATATGAACAGTGGGAACAGAGGCGACGATAGGAGGGATATCATCGGAGGGCTGTTGGGGGGGCTGGACTTAGGCCCCTTGGGGTCCCCTTCATCAACATCTGGGATGGATAAGACCTATAGAGGAGCAGGGAACCAGGATGGTATGAGTGGTAATATTAACCACAACCAACAGCAGGGGAATGATCCACAGAACCCTGCTGCCAAACCAAAACGTCCCCGGAAACCTAGAAAGCCCAAAGACCCCAACGCTCCCCCTAAACGCAGGCAGTACACCCCCAGAGCTCCCAGAGAGTCGAGCAACATCCCGCGGCCATATCTGTGCAGTGTTTGCGGCAGGGGGTTTGCACGCCGCGAGACCCTGCGTAGGCACGACCGTGTCCATACTGGGGAGAAGCCCCACCGCTGCAGTACATGTGGGAAGCACTTCAGAGAGGCCTTCCACCTCACCAAACACCACACCGTTCACTCTGGGGAGAAGAACTACAAGTGCAGCCTATGTGGGAAAGAGTTTGGCTACTCCCAGAGCCTCAAGAGGCACGGGAAGCTCCATCAGAAAGGGGAGCTGGAAGAGGTCCCCGCTACACCAGGAGGGGAGAACCTCAACAACTTCAACACAAACCCGTCATGTGGGATGGGCCAAGACAGGGAACAGAACCAAGGAAACAGCTCCTCCTCCTATTATTCATACCCCCAAGATATCAAGCCTCAAGGCTCCAACAGCCAGCCCCCGCCCAGGCTCTACACCTGTGCCATATGCTGGAAGTCTTTCCGCCATCACTTCCACCTGACGGCTCATCACCAGACGGTCCATGAGAACGGAGGTGAGAAGCTGTTCAGCTGCGAGGTGTGTGGGAAGGCCTTTGCCTACTCCAATAGCCTCACTCGACACAGGCTGTCACAGCACGGCCTGGCCCGCACCGGCCCTGACAACGCACAAGGGGACGGCAGTGGGTCAGGGGTAAACAGTGCAGCTGGTGGTGGAGTGAGTGGGACTGCGTCAGAGAGCGAGGCAGCCACCAACGCCCTCCTTCAGATGGCACCTTCCACTGAGGGCCACGGGGGGCAGCAGAGTCACAGTGTTGTCACCCACAgtcatcaacaacagccacctcAGCCCCCAGCTGGCTACTCCCCCCTTTTCTATGATGCTGGTACGGCCCACTCCTCAGCCTCCAGTGTCCCTCCCTACTCTCAGCCCCTGCCACCCAACTCCACAATCATGCCCCCTCAGCACCAGCATTCCCCAGCAAGGGTGAAAGGGGAGCACATTTACCCAGCTGGGTCCAGTAGTCACACCCTTCACACCACAGCTCCATTCCAGCCCCTCACGGAGCTGCCATCcgaccaccatcaccaccaccaccaccattcttcacatCACCACCACTGTTCAGAGCCACAGTCCCAGCAACAACACCACAGGAACATCCAATCACACGATGACATGAGGAGgcacaagaagaagaagagaaagtccgacaggagggagggaaggggggacaTGTGGGGGGAGTCCTCAGGCTTCGTCAGAGACGAGGGGAGGAAAgaccagaggaagaggaggtctGTTTTCCAAAAACAGCTGAGGAAGAAAAAGCTTCTGTTGAAGATTAGACGAGCGGGGGAAGCGGGAGGGGGAGGATATGAGCTGGTCACAACAAGAGGGATGAAGATACAAATCCTGTCATCTCTCAAAGTCCCAGTGAAACGTTTTGCCTGCTCCATCTGTCCCCACGCCATGTTCGCCCGCCAGGCCGGCCTGCTAGCCCACAGGGCAGCTAAACACACCCAGAGAGTCCTGTCCCCCCAGGAGCGTctgtgctgcagtgtgtgtggGAAGCAGTCTCACAGGCTCCTGGAAGCCTTCATCCACCGGGCGACTCATCGCGCCCGAGGGTCCTTCTCCTGCAGACTCTGCTCTGCTCGCTTCTGGAATGCCCCCCTCCTCCGCAGGCACAAGGTGACCTGCCGACATAGGGCCAAGGGACTGCCACGAGGTGGCGCTATCAGCCTGAAGTTGTccaagaggggggagaggaagagcagagaggagcagggggagatGTCGCACTCCCTGCTTACATTGTACAGATACTGA
- the LOC120031427 gene encoding uncharacterized protein LOC120031427 isoform X1 → MESGGSGRSGGSSSSRSARTGGTGSVIGRSSGSSRGDSGSSRSNSGTAGSLGRSTSVGGSGGIIVAAPGAGGVAPAPPCASEWEMFQFGKYNLDIIEMLSGHQAHQFKGLGLERQLQHQQQVQLHQHQLQQQQQQQAETSGALLSGLGLGSLQGARSNAFSDSASIFAKMSAPPPPLQQQPSSSSQSSRSKSSKMSSSSSSHVSGYPQFLRSFHPTEAALAQEQLHSGVGRFEHFSGGSSGGGTGGLGVAPPPPPPLHPGLSVPQASPGPSSSSPSPSSSVVTNNPPSSSAVTSLGHQLVGAQSDARSLHQQFSCMLAANQYFLSGVPANASLEQFLVQQGTHNHLGIGLGQSEGSSSGLAPPPALHSSHSHGLSTAQPQQQQPPQQQQLPPHTLSHPHSHSHPHHPLHPGSQPSSLGGFDFQGIPVLSSNQLASLMQQEAGLPLPLPLHLSLSKDDGKGDSSGGGSSSSRRKKAMAGYLPQRKSDGGSNSSSGHSSGNPNASSSAGGLGHDPSPGLVGGGGGGVGMSGLGGEPSLLASSSSSSSSSVVSSSSSSGPSSTAASVLVTNGSHLSKPDNMGSMPSASTQADTEPLYNCGECGKTFTHLSSLRRHLRMHESTAAGTSNNASINPNPTHIQSLTDPSLPHSTQEHSTQDLNSQSNSLSSQQSSNSVQASSSSPSPDKTFNCSDCGKHFKKKGHLLQHGVIHSEARPYGCSICSRAFNRRESLTRHEKIHQDKPFRCPACGRCFRESTSLLNHAASGTCGKPGRASKPQGSSKEGAVGEGRMGGGEGGGGGDYQGSRGVIYGKTEEDEEGVIMGGEGGQKSRLGCDGGLFQSERGGNANSRDRPDGKYPTDYSRNRYTGYHDDHRSQGNPSPCYSGASPCDSGMAGPALRKAPLAPTLHPHPQSQTQHHHQQHLPLSSLLDDSEDDVTSSVNNAISAIAAAAAANCDMNSGNRGDDRRDIIGGLLGGLDLGPLGSPSSTSGMDKTYRGAGNQDGMSGNINHNQQQGNDPQNPAAKPKRPRKPRKPKDPNAPPKRRQYTPRAPRESSNIPRPYLCSVCGRGFARRETLRRHDRVHTGEKPHRCSTCGKHFREAFHLTKHHTVHSGEKNYKCSLCGKEFGYSQSLKRHGKLHQKGELEEVPATPGGENLNNFNTNPSCGMGQDREQNQGNSSSSYYSYPQDIKPQGSNSQPPPRLYTCAICWKSFRHHFHLTAHHQTVHENGGEKLFSCEVCGKAFAYSNSLTRHRLSQHGLARTGPDNAQGDGSGSGVNSAAGGGVSGTASESEAATNALLQMAPSTEGHGGQQSHSVVTHSHQQQPPQPPAGYSPLFYDAGTAHSSASSVPPYSQPLPPNSTIMPPQHQHSPARVKGEHIYPAGSSSHTLHTTAPFQPLTELPSDHHHHHHHHSSHHHHCSEPQSQQQHHRNIQSHDDMRRHKKKKRKSDRREGRGDMWGESSGFVRDEGRKDQRKRRSVFQKQLRKKKLLLKIRRAGEAGGGGYELVTTRGMKIQILSSLKVPVKRFACSICPHAMFARQAGLLAHRAAKHTQRVLSPQERLCCSVCGKQSHRLLEAFIHRATHRARGSFSCRLCSARFWNAPLLRRHKVTCRHRAKGLPRGGAISLKLSKRGERKSREEQGEMSHSLLTLYRY, encoded by the coding sequence ATGGAGAGTGGGGGCAGTGGGCGATCGGGCGGAAGTAGCAGCAGCCGAAGTGCGCGAACAGGGGGGACCGGCAGTGTTATCGGGCGGAGTTCGGGATCGAGCCGAGGCGACTCAGGCAGTTCCAGGTCAAATAGTGGCACTGCAGGATCCCTCGGCCGAAGCACGTCCGTTGGCGGCAGTGGTGGGATCATTGTCGCTGCTCCTGGTGCTGGAGGTGTGGCTCCTGCACCCCCATGTGCCAGTGAGTGGGAGATGTTCCAATTTGGAAAATACAATTTGGACATAATAGAGATGTTAAGCGGACACCAGGCCCATCAGTTCAAAGGCCTTGGGTTAGAACGACAGCTACAGCATCAGCAGCAGGTGCAGCTTCACCAGCACCAGctccagcagcaacaacaacagcaggcCGAGACCTCAGGAGCTCTCCTGTCTGGGCTAGGCCTTGGGTCCCTCCAAGGGGCCAGAAGCAACGCCTTTTCCGATTCTGCCTCTATTTTCGCCAAAATGAGcgcccctcctccccctctacaaCAACAACCTTCTTCGTCCTCACAAAGCTCAAGATCCAAGTCAAGCAAGATGAGTAGCAGCAGCTCAAGCCATGTGTCGGGCTACCCACAGTTCCTGCGTTCCTTCCACCCGACAGAGGCCGCTCTGGCACAGGAGCAACTCCATTCTGGGGTCGGCCGCTTCGAGCACTTTTCTGGGGGTAGCAGTGGTGGGGGTACTGGGGGGTTGGGAGTTGccccccctccaccaccccctcTTCATCCAGGCCTCTCTGTCCCCCAAGCATCACCTGGACCTTcatcctcttccccctccccctccagttCAGTGGTAACTAACAATCCCCCCAGTAGCAGTGCAGTCACCTCTCTGGGACACCAGCTGGTTGGGGCCCAGTCTGATGCACGGAGCCTTCATCAGCAGTTCAGTTGCATGCTAGCTGCTAATCAGTACTTTCTCTCTGGGGTGCCTGCTAACGCTAGCTTAGAGCAGTTTCTGGTTCAACAGGGAACCCACAACCACCTGGGGATAGGTTTAGGTCAGAGTGAGGGATCCAGCTCAGGCCTCGCTCCGCCTCCAGCTCTGCATTCCTCTCATTCGCATGGCCTCTCTACCGCTcagccacagcagcagcagcctccacagcagcagcagctgccTCCCCATACCCTGTCCCACCCCCACTCGCACTCACACCCTCACCACCCCCTACACCCAGGCTCCCAGCCCTCTTCCCTGGGTGGTTTTGACTTCCAGGGCATCCCAGTGCTCTCCTCCAACCAGCTGGCCTCTCTGATGCAGCAGGAAGCAGGCCTGCCGCTCCCCCTGCCGCTTCATCTGTCCCTCTCCAAGGATGACGGCAAGGGGGACAGCAGTGGGGGCGGAAGCAGCAGCAGTAGGAGGAAGAAAGCGATGGCTGGCTACCTGCCACAGAGGAAGTCAGATGGcggcagtaacagcagcagcggCCACAGCAGTGGGAACCCCAATGCTAGCAGCAGTGCAGGGGGGCTGGGCCACGACCCCTCCCCAGGgctggttgggggggggggcggaggggTTGGCATGTCAGGTTTGGGAGGAGAGCCATCCCTCCTTGCctcttcatcatcctcatcatcatcatcagttgtctcatcctcctcttcctctggccCCTCCTCCACTGCAGCATCAGTCCTGGTTACTAATGGTTCTCACCTATCCAAACCTGATAACATGGGCTCAATGCCATCTGCATCTACACAGGCTGACACTGAGCCACTCTATAACTGTGGTGAGTGTGGCAAAACCTTCACTCACCTCTCCAGCCTTCGCAGGCACCTGCGTATGCATGAGTCTACGGCAGCAGGTACTAGCAATAATGCCAGCATTAACCCAAACCCGACTCATATCCAATCACTAACTGACCCCAGTCTCCCACACTCCACCCAGGAACACTCCACCCAGGATCTGAACTCTCAATCTAACTCGCTGTCCTCCCAACAATCATCCAACTCAGTCCAGGCCTCATCCTCTTCCCCCAGCCCTGACAAGACCTTCAATTGCTCAGATTGTGGCAAGCACTTCAAGAAAAAGGGGCACCTCCTCCAGCATGGCGTCATCCACTCAGAGGCTCGCCCGTATGGCTGCAGCATCTGCTCCCGGGCTTTCAACCGCCGTGAGTCACTGACGCGACACGAGAAGATTCACCAGGACAAGCCCTTCCGCTGTCCAGCCTGCGGTCGATGCTTCCGTGAGAGCACCTCTCTACTCAACCATGCTGCCTCTGGCACATGCGGCAAGCCAGGTAGGGCATCAAAACCACAGGGCAGCAGCAAGGAAGGAGCTGTAGGGGAGGGAAGAatgggaggaggagaaggtggaggaggTGGGGATTACCAGGGTAGTAGAGGGGTGATTTATGGGAAAACTGAGGAAGATGAAGAGGGTGTGATCATGGGAGGTGAGGGAGGTCAGAAGTCAAGGCTAGGGTGTGATGGTGGTCTGTTTCAGTCAGAGAGGGGAGGGAATGCTAACAGCAGGGACAGGCCAGATGGTAAATACCCCACTGATTACTCTCGGAATCGTTACACAGGCTACCATGACGACCACCGTTCTCAAGGTAACCCGTCTCCGTGTTACTCTGGAGCCTCCCCCTGTGACAGTGGGATGGCGGGCCCGGCGCTGAGGAAGGCACCATTGGCCCCGACGCTGCACCCCCACCCTCAGAGtcaaacccaacatcaccaccagcagcacctccccctgtcctctctcctggaTGACTCTGAAGACGACGTCACCAGCTCTGTCAACAACGCCATCTCAGCCATCGCCGCCGCAGCTGCCGCCAACTGTGATATGAACAGTGGGAACAGAGGCGACGATAGGAGGGATATCATCGGAGGGCTGTTGGGGGGGCTGGACTTAGGCCCCTTGGGGTCCCCTTCATCAACATCTGGGATGGATAAGACCTATAGAGGAGCAGGGAACCAGGATGGTATGAGTGGTAATATTAACCACAACCAACAGCAGGGGAATGATCCACAGAACCCTGCTGCCAAACCAAAACGTCCCCGGAAACCTAGAAAGCCCAAAGACCCCAACGCTCCCCCTAAACGCAGGCAGTACACCCCCAGAGCTCCCAGAGAGTCGAGCAACATCCCGCGGCCATATCTGTGCAGTGTTTGCGGCAGGGGGTTTGCACGCCGCGAGACCCTGCGTAGGCACGACCGTGTCCATACTGGGGAGAAGCCCCACCGCTGCAGTACATGTGGGAAGCACTTCAGAGAGGCCTTCCACCTCACCAAACACCACACCGTTCACTCTGGGGAGAAGAACTACAAGTGCAGCCTATGTGGGAAAGAGTTTGGCTACTCCCAGAGCCTCAAGAGGCACGGGAAGCTCCATCAGAAAGGGGAGCTGGAAGAGGTCCCCGCTACACCAGGAGGGGAGAACCTCAACAACTTCAACACAAACCCGTCATGTGGGATGGGCCAAGACAGGGAACAGAACCAAGGAAACAGCTCCTCCTCCTATTATTCATACCCCCAAGATATCAAGCCTCAAGGCTCCAACAGCCAGCCCCCGCCCAGGCTCTACACCTGTGCCATATGCTGGAAGTCTTTCCGCCATCACTTCCACCTGACGGCTCATCACCAGACGGTCCATGAGAACGGAGGTGAGAAGCTGTTCAGCTGCGAGGTGTGTGGGAAGGCCTTTGCCTACTCCAATAGCCTCACTCGACACAGGCTGTCACAGCACGGCCTGGCCCGCACCGGCCCTGACAACGCACAAGGGGACGGCAGTGGGTCAGGGGTAAACAGTGCAGCTGGTGGTGGAGTGAGTGGGACTGCGTCAGAGAGCGAGGCAGCCACCAACGCCCTCCTTCAGATGGCACCTTCCACTGAGGGCCACGGGGGGCAGCAGAGTCACAGTGTTGTCACCCACAgtcatcaacaacagccacctcAGCCCCCAGCTGGCTACTCCCCCCTTTTCTATGATGCTGGTACGGCCCACTCCTCAGCCTCCAGTGTCCCTCCCTACTCTCAGCCCCTGCCACCCAACTCCACAATCATGCCCCCTCAGCACCAGCATTCCCCAGCAAGGGTGAAAGGGGAGCACATTTACCCAGCTGGGTCCAGTAGTCACACCCTTCACACCACAGCTCCATTCCAGCCCCTCACGGAGCTGCCATCcgaccaccatcaccaccaccaccaccattcttcacatCACCACCACTGTTCAGAGCCACAGTCCCAGCAACAACACCACAGGAACATCCAATCACACGATGACATGAGGAGgcacaagaagaagaagagaaagtccgacaggagggagggaaggggggacaTGTGGGGGGAGTCCTCAGGCTTCGTCAGAGACGAGGGGAGGAAAgaccagaggaagaggaggtctGTTTTCCAAAAACAGCTGAGGAAGAAAAAGCTTCTGTTGAAGATTAGACGAGCGGGGGAAGCGGGAGGGGGAGGATATGAGCTGGTCACAACAAGAGGGATGAAGATACAAATCCTGTCATCTCTCAAAGTCCCAGTGAAACGTTTTGCCTGCTCCATCTGTCCCCACGCCATGTTCGCCCGCCAGGCCGGCCTGCTAGCCCACAGGGCAGCTAAACACACCCAGAGAGTCCTGTCCCCCCAGGAGCGTctgtgctgcagtgtgtgtggGAAGCAGTCTCACAGGCTCCTGGAAGCCTTCATCCACCGGGCGACTCATCGCGCCCGAGGGTCCTTCTCCTGCAGACTCTGCTCTGCTCGCTTCTGGAATGCCCCCCTCCTCCGCAGGCACAAGGTGACCTGCCGACATAGGGCCAAGGGACTGCCACGAGGTGGCGCTATCAGCCTGAAGTTGTccaagaggggggagaggaagagcagagaggagcagggggagatGTCGCACTCCCTGCTTACATTGTACAGATACTGA